One segment of Pempheris klunzingeri isolate RE-2024b chromosome 20, fPemKlu1.hap1, whole genome shotgun sequence DNA contains the following:
- the egr2b gene encoding early growth response protein 2b isoform X2: MTAKTLEKVPVNLGGFVHPAAENVYSVDDISSSLPTSVAIFPNTDLGAHYDQMSSGKTVLDGLMNSDMSPEKRSLDLSSYSSGFSQPAPHRNQTFTYMGKFSIDSQYTGNWNPEGVINIVSGIFNVAQPPPPPPPPSSSASSSPASSGSPHHFSSGNLSCTMAAQNQAEIDHHHHHHLYSPPPPYSSSGCGEVYQDPSAFLSTPTCPIASYPPPSYSSPKQPGGSDAIFPIISDYSGFFQPACQRDMHTAGIQDRKPFGPCPLDTFRVPPPLTPLNTIRNFTLGGPGGGGSEGGPPRLPSAYSPQNLPLRPILRPRKYPNRPSKTPIHERPYPCPAEGCDRRFSRSDELTRHIRIHTGHKPFQCRICMRNFSRSDHLTTHIRTHTGEKPFACDFCGRKFARSDERKRHTKIHLRQKERKSSTVSSSSSSSSSSTGVERPSGSISATNVICS, encoded by the exons ATGACGGCGAAAACTTTGGAGAAGGTGCCGGTGAATCTGGGGGGGTTCGTGCATCCCGCAGCGGAGAACGTGTACTCGGTGGATGACATCTCCAGCAGCCTGCCGACCTCTGTGGCAATCTTCCCCAACACCGACTTAGGGGCGCATTACGACCAGATGAGTTCAGGTAAGACGGTGCTCG ATGGCCTGATGAACTCAGACATGAGCCCAGAGAAGCGCTCTCTGGACCTCTCCTCCTACTCCAGCGGCTTCTCTCAGCCCGCGCCCCACCGCAACCAGACTTTCACCTACATGGGAAAGTTCTCCATCGACTCCCAGTACACAGGTAACTGGAATCCCGAGGGGGTGATCAACATCGTCTCGGGCATCTTCAACGTGGCCCAGCCGCcgcctcccccccctcctccctcctcttcagcgTCCTCCTCCCCGGCTTCCTCAGGATCTCCCCATCACTTTTCCAGCGGAAATTTGAGTTGCACCATGGCGGCTCAGAACCAAGCAGAGATcgaccaccaccatcaccaccacctgtACTCGCCTCCCCCTCCTTACTCCTCCTCTGGCTGCGGGGAGGTCTACCAGGACCCCTCGGCGTTTTTGTCCACCCCTACCTGCCCCATCGCCTCTTACCCGCCACCCTCCTACTCTTCGCCCAAGCAGCCCGGCGGCTCAGATGCGATCTTCCCCATCATCTCTGACTATTCGGGCTTCTTCCAGCCGGCCTGTCAGAGGGACATGCACACGGCAGGTATCCAAGATCGGAAACCATTCGGTCCATGTCCGCTCGACACGTTCCGCGTCCCTCCACCTCTGACCCCGCTGAACACTATCAGGAACTTTACGCTAGGGGGTCCGGGCGGTGGTGGGTCCGAGGGAGGACCTCCGAGGCTCCCCTCTGCCTACAGCCCACAGAACCTGCCCCTGAGGCCGATCCTGCGGCCCAGAAAGTACCCGAACAGACCCAGCAAGACGCCTATCCACGAGCGGCCGTACCCCTGTCCGGCAGAGGGCTGCGACCGGCGGTTCTCCCGCTCTGATGAACTGACCAGACACATCAGGATCCACACCGGACACAAGCCGTTCCAGTGCCGGATCTGTATGCGCAACTTCAGCCGCAGCGACCACCTCACTACGCACATTCGCACGCACACGGGCGAGAAGCCGTTCGCGTGCGACTTCTGTGGTCGCAAGTTCGCCCGGAGCGACGAGAGGAAGCGGCACACTAAAATCCACCTGaggcagaaggagaggaagTCATCCACGGtgtcctcttcgtcctcctcctcgtccagCAGCACCGGCGTGGAGCGGCCGTCTGGCAGCATCAGCGCCACCAACGTGATTTGTTCCTAG
- the adoa gene encoding 2-aminoethanethiol (cysteamine) dioxygenase a — translation MPRDNKTPLIQKIAKQAYVTYKGFKASANGDNNVIADKQSELISLVTAVRAADLKIAPRKIKPSSGAAGLQSPPVTYMHICETEVFSMGVFLLRTGAVIPLHDHPGMNGMLKVLYGKVSVRCYDKLEDSLTVTTALPSFEPPLAPYQTASLQRAVLRSVAEYSENSGPCLLTPVRDNLHQIDAVEGPAAFLDILAPPYNPDDGRDCHYYKVLQTVAEGKNDGESNDEQQGEEKEKEEKTWLLEIPQPEDFGCGGEPYPGPAVSI, via the exons ATGCCGCGGGACAACAAAACTCCTCTTATCCAGAAAATAGCAAAGCAAGCCTACGTTACGTATAAAGGCTTCAAGGCTTCGGCCAACGGGGACAACAATGTCATAGCGGACAAACAGAGTGAATTAATCTCCCTGGTGACCGCCGTCAGGGCTGCCGACCTGAAAATTGCTCCCCGCAAAATTAAGCCGAGCTCCGGGGCAGCGGGGCTCCAGAGCCCCCCGGTCACCTACATGCACATCTGCGAGACGGAGGTGTTCAGCATGGGGGTGTTCCTCCTGAGGACCGGCGCCGTCATACCGCTGCACGACCACCCGGGCATGAACGGGATGCTGAAG GTTCTTTATGGGAAAGTTAGCGTCCGCTGTTACGACAAGCTGGAGGACAGCCTGACCGTCACCACCGCCCTGCCCAGCTTTGAGCCTCCGCTGGCTCCGTACCAGACGGCCTCTCTGCAGCGCGCCGTGCTCCGCTCGGTCGCCGAGTACTCAGAGAACAGCGGGCCGTGCCTCCTCACGCCTGTACGGGATAACCTGCACCAGATTGATGCAGTGGAGGGGCCCGCTGCGTTCCTGGATATCCTGGCACCTCCATACAATCCAGATGATGGGCGGGACTGTCACTATTACAAAGTCTTGCAAACTGTGGCAGAGGGGAAAAATGATGGAGAGAGCAATGATgagcagcagggagaggagaaggagaaagaagagaagacgTGGCTGCTCGAAATCCCTCAGCCAGAGGACTTTGGCTGCGGTGGGGAACCCTACCCAGGCCCCGCTGTCTCCATCTGA
- the egr2b gene encoding early growth response protein 2b isoform X1, whose translation MTAKTLEKVPVNLGGFVHPAAENVYSVDDISSSLPTSVAIFPNTDLGAHYDQMSSDGLMNSDMSPEKRSLDLSSYSSGFSQPAPHRNQTFTYMGKFSIDSQYTGNWNPEGVINIVSGIFNVAQPPPPPPPPSSSASSSPASSGSPHHFSSGNLSCTMAAQNQAEIDHHHHHHLYSPPPPYSSSGCGEVYQDPSAFLSTPTCPIASYPPPSYSSPKQPGGSDAIFPIISDYSGFFQPACQRDMHTAGIQDRKPFGPCPLDTFRVPPPLTPLNTIRNFTLGGPGGGGSEGGPPRLPSAYSPQNLPLRPILRPRKYPNRPSKTPIHERPYPCPAEGCDRRFSRSDELTRHIRIHTGHKPFQCRICMRNFSRSDHLTTHIRTHTGEKPFACDFCGRKFARSDERKRHTKIHLRQKERKSSTVSSSSSSSSSSTGVERPSGSISATNVICS comes from the exons ATGACGGCGAAAACTTTGGAGAAGGTGCCGGTGAATCTGGGGGGGTTCGTGCATCCCGCAGCGGAGAACGTGTACTCGGTGGATGACATCTCCAGCAGCCTGCCGACCTCTGTGGCAATCTTCCCCAACACCGACTTAGGGGCGCATTACGACCAGATGAGTTCAG ATGGCCTGATGAACTCAGACATGAGCCCAGAGAAGCGCTCTCTGGACCTCTCCTCCTACTCCAGCGGCTTCTCTCAGCCCGCGCCCCACCGCAACCAGACTTTCACCTACATGGGAAAGTTCTCCATCGACTCCCAGTACACAGGTAACTGGAATCCCGAGGGGGTGATCAACATCGTCTCGGGCATCTTCAACGTGGCCCAGCCGCcgcctcccccccctcctccctcctcttcagcgTCCTCCTCCCCGGCTTCCTCAGGATCTCCCCATCACTTTTCCAGCGGAAATTTGAGTTGCACCATGGCGGCTCAGAACCAAGCAGAGATcgaccaccaccatcaccaccacctgtACTCGCCTCCCCCTCCTTACTCCTCCTCTGGCTGCGGGGAGGTCTACCAGGACCCCTCGGCGTTTTTGTCCACCCCTACCTGCCCCATCGCCTCTTACCCGCCACCCTCCTACTCTTCGCCCAAGCAGCCCGGCGGCTCAGATGCGATCTTCCCCATCATCTCTGACTATTCGGGCTTCTTCCAGCCGGCCTGTCAGAGGGACATGCACACGGCAGGTATCCAAGATCGGAAACCATTCGGTCCATGTCCGCTCGACACGTTCCGCGTCCCTCCACCTCTGACCCCGCTGAACACTATCAGGAACTTTACGCTAGGGGGTCCGGGCGGTGGTGGGTCCGAGGGAGGACCTCCGAGGCTCCCCTCTGCCTACAGCCCACAGAACCTGCCCCTGAGGCCGATCCTGCGGCCCAGAAAGTACCCGAACAGACCCAGCAAGACGCCTATCCACGAGCGGCCGTACCCCTGTCCGGCAGAGGGCTGCGACCGGCGGTTCTCCCGCTCTGATGAACTGACCAGACACATCAGGATCCACACCGGACACAAGCCGTTCCAGTGCCGGATCTGTATGCGCAACTTCAGCCGCAGCGACCACCTCACTACGCACATTCGCACGCACACGGGCGAGAAGCCGTTCGCGTGCGACTTCTGTGGTCGCAAGTTCGCCCGGAGCGACGAGAGGAAGCGGCACACTAAAATCCACCTGaggcagaaggagaggaagTCATCCACGGtgtcctcttcgtcctcctcctcgtccagCAGCACCGGCGTGGAGCGGCCGTCTGGCAGCATCAGCGCCACCAACGTGATTTGTTCCTAG